Proteins encoded by one window of Salmonirosea aquatica:
- a CDS encoding DoxX family membrane protein, which produces MNKKDAQIAYLLIRLTMGLNFFMHGVVRIFGHLDKFREKTVTDFQETWLPQPLVDVFATILPFFEGTIGLLLLLGLFTRQAIMAGAVVMMVLIFGTSLRQDWALVGSQIVYSLFFYFLMRYAADNAWSLDSRRKIA; this is translated from the coding sequence ATGAATAAGAAAGACGCCCAAATCGCCTACCTGCTCATTCGCCTCACGATGGGACTCAACTTCTTCATGCACGGAGTGGTCCGTATCTTCGGCCACCTGGACAAATTCCGCGAGAAAACGGTAACTGATTTTCAGGAAACCTGGCTGCCTCAGCCGTTGGTGGATGTGTTTGCGACTATTCTTCCTTTTTTTGAGGGTACGATTGGACTTTTGCTGCTTTTAGGCTTATTCACCCGTCAGGCAATCATGGCAGGAGCCGTGGTCATGATGGTGCTGATCTTCGGGACCTCGCTTCGGCAGGACTGGGCTTTGGTAGGTTCGCAGATCGTCTACTCCCTGTTTTTTTACTTCCTGATGCGTTATGCGGCCGACAATGCCTGGTCACTGGACAGTCGGCGAAAGATAGCCTGA
- a CDS encoding metallophosphoesterase family protein encodes MNKIPYAQYLGKLTGKLLVFGGPYSNLQALTELQHIATNQGIPPQNIICTGDVVGYCAQPEEAVQLVKAWGIHCISGNVEQNIVGGEDDCGCNYREGGRCDLFSRTWFPYAVRSLSANAIQWMADLPQHLTFQYAGKSVAVVHGSPAHVSEYVFESTPWTTKERHFQTTGADVMLAGHAGLPFADVRDDCFWLNAGVIGMPANDGTPRVWYLLLDDSYGGFSYSFESFTYDNARANRLMLENHLPEAYAKTLLTGIWDNCEILPEAEQERQGVALMHQLPS; translated from the coding sequence ATGAATAAAATACCATACGCCCAATACCTCGGCAAACTTACCGGTAAACTTCTCGTTTTTGGCGGCCCCTATTCCAACCTACAGGCCCTGACGGAATTACAGCACATCGCTACAAACCAGGGAATCCCGCCTCAAAACATTATCTGCACCGGCGACGTGGTGGGCTACTGCGCCCAGCCGGAAGAAGCAGTGCAATTGGTAAAAGCTTGGGGCATTCATTGCATTTCCGGCAACGTGGAGCAAAATATCGTCGGCGGCGAGGACGATTGTGGCTGCAACTACCGGGAAGGTGGCCGCTGCGATCTGTTTTCCCGTACCTGGTTTCCCTACGCCGTCCGCTCGCTCTCGGCCAATGCGATCCAATGGATGGCCGATCTACCGCAGCATCTTACTTTCCAGTATGCGGGTAAGTCCGTAGCCGTCGTCCATGGGTCTCCCGCCCATGTGTCGGAATACGTCTTCGAATCCACACCCTGGACCACGAAGGAAAGGCACTTTCAAACTACGGGTGCCGATGTAATGCTGGCGGGCCACGCCGGGCTACCCTTTGCCGATGTGCGGGATGATTGCTTCTGGCTCAACGCCGGCGTCATCGGGATGCCCGCCAACGATGGTACCCCCCGCGTATGGTACCTTTTGCTCGACGACTCCTACGGGGGCTTTTCCTATTCTTTTGAATCCTTCACCTATGATAATGCCCGGGCAAATCGGTTGATGCTGGAAAATCACCTGCCCGAAGCCTACGCCAAAACATTGCTAACGGGGATTTGGGATAATTGTGAGATTTTGCCGGAAGCGGAGCAGGAGCGGCAAGGCGTAGCGTTGATGCACCAACTTCCCTCTTGA
- a CDS encoding NIPSNAP family protein, producing MFPGLSLNTLNSRKDTLMGQIIGEQFHSFLAFIPIFEEPYFLFTIFIMKRRHFVKASLLTPVAAQFTNSVGNKSTSSSKQADLEYYELRIYTMKNGRQLSLVQDYLKQAAIPALNKLGSKNIGVFTEYLAEGFTKLVVIIPYASIDAFLKVNDQLANDTAYQQAGAAYLTADGSSAPAYERIESSLLQSFAMMPKLEVPEKKARIFELRRYESPGEAAGKKKIEMFNEGGEISIFKRTGLTPVFFGETLIGPLRPNLTYMLTFDDMADHDQSWKTFSADPEWKKVSAIPDYANAKIISNIHRMFLVPTAFSQI from the coding sequence TTGTTTCCAGGACTTTCTTTAAATACTCTGAACAGCAGGAAAGATACGCTGATGGGTCAAATAATTGGAGAACAATTCCATTCCTTTTTAGCCTTTATTCCTATTTTTGAAGAACCCTACTTCCTTTTTACAATTTTTATCATGAAAAGACGCCATTTTGTTAAAGCTTCACTACTTACTCCGGTTGCTGCACAGTTCACAAATTCAGTTGGTAATAAATCAACTTCCAGTTCAAAGCAAGCTGATTTAGAGTATTATGAACTCCGGATTTACACCATGAAAAATGGCCGACAACTAAGTTTGGTTCAAGATTACCTCAAACAGGCGGCTATTCCTGCCTTGAATAAATTGGGTAGCAAAAACATCGGAGTGTTTACAGAGTATCTGGCGGAGGGCTTTACCAAACTGGTCGTGATCATTCCTTATGCTTCCATAGATGCCTTTCTTAAAGTCAACGATCAGCTGGCCAATGATACCGCCTACCAGCAAGCCGGTGCGGCTTACCTGACGGCTGATGGATCTTCTGCCCCAGCCTATGAGCGCATAGAAAGCTCTCTGCTACAATCATTTGCGATGATGCCCAAGCTGGAGGTGCCCGAAAAAAAGGCACGGATTTTTGAGTTGCGCCGGTATGAAAGCCCGGGTGAAGCGGCTGGAAAAAAGAAAATAGAAATGTTTAACGAGGGCGGTGAAATTTCCATTTTTAAGCGTACAGGCTTGACACCCGTCTTTTTTGGTGAAACCTTAATTGGTCCCCTACGACCCAATTTGACGTATATGCTAACTTTCGACGATATGGCTGATCACGACCAAAGCTGGAAAACCTTTTCTGCTGATCCGGAGTGGAAAAAAGTCAGTGCGATACCGGACTATGCCAATGCTAAAATTATTTCTAACATTCACCGCATGTTTCTAGTCCCCACGGCTTTCTCTCAGATTTAA